From a region of the Constantimarinum furrinae genome:
- a CDS encoding ABC transporter permease, translating into MFNLERWQEILETIRKNKLRTFLTGLSVASGIFILVILLAIGQGMQNGIAQEFEQDAANRISVWTGVTSESYKGLNPGRRIQMDNADYERAESKNIDELEYKSGVYSIWGGLTTYKNETGSYRIEGVRGDYQFLENASLTNGRFINQSDLDSYEKVAVVGNRVYQDLFKNKEALGEYIEITGIKFKVVGIYTDPGGEREETRIFIPLTTAQRVYNAGDKLRSLVFTLQPEDNFEKALAASEAFSAELEADLKSKHTIAPTDMSAVNINNSLENAKRFYDLMNMIRWFFWGVGICTIIAGVVGVSNIMLIIVKERTKEIGIRKAIGAQPLSIIGMILHESIFVTAIAGFFGLVFSLFLLEMVGPLIETDYIRNPSVDFGVAITTVVILIVAGAVAGFFPARRASNIKPIVALRDE; encoded by the coding sequence ATGTTTAACTTAGAGCGTTGGCAGGAAATACTTGAGACCATACGGAAAAACAAACTCCGTACGTTCCTAACCGGGCTTTCGGTAGCTTCGGGAATTTTTATATTGGTGATTCTTCTTGCTATTGGTCAGGGAATGCAAAATGGAATCGCTCAGGAATTTGAACAGGATGCTGCTAATCGCATTAGTGTATGGACCGGGGTAACCTCCGAAAGTTACAAAGGGTTAAATCCCGGCCGTCGAATCCAAATGGACAATGCCGATTATGAACGTGCAGAGTCTAAGAACATCGATGAGCTCGAATACAAATCGGGAGTTTACAGCATTTGGGGTGGTCTTACAACATATAAAAATGAAACCGGCAGCTATCGAATAGAAGGGGTTCGTGGCGATTATCAGTTTTTGGAAAATGCTAGTCTTACCAATGGTCGCTTTATCAATCAGAGCGATCTGGATTCTTATGAAAAGGTAGCAGTCGTTGGAAACCGTGTGTATCAGGATCTGTTCAAGAATAAAGAGGCTTTAGGGGAGTATATTGAGATTACCGGCATTAAATTTAAGGTCGTCGGAATTTATACAGACCCGGGGGGTGAACGTGAAGAAACAAGGATCTTTATTCCACTTACCACCGCTCAACGGGTTTATAATGCGGGAGATAAATTGCGTTCGCTCGTATTCACCCTCCAGCCGGAAGATAATTTTGAAAAAGCTTTGGCAGCATCTGAAGCCTTTTCGGCCGAATTAGAAGCTGACCTAAAATCGAAACATACCATTGCACCAACAGATATGAGTGCGGTGAATATTAATAACTCTCTCGAGAATGCAAAGCGATTTTACGATCTTATGAACATGATCCGTTGGTTTTTTTGGGGAGTGGGGATCTGTACCATTATTGCAGGAGTTGTAGGTGTAAGTAATATTATGCTGATAATCGTAAAGGAACGCACTAAGGAAATAGGAATTAGAAAGGCCATAGGAGCACAACCGCTTTCCATTATTGGAATGATCTTACATGAATCCATTTTTGTGACGGCAATAGCAGGTTTTTTCGGACTGGTATTTAGCCTGTTCTTGTTAGAGATGGTAGGTCCTCTTATAGAAACGGATTATATAAGAAATCCTTCGGTCGATTTCGGGGTTGCCATTACGACCGTAGTTATATTAATCGTTGCCGGTGCAGTAGCAGGATTTTTCCCGGCGCGACGCGCTTCAAATATTAAACCCATAGTAGCACTTCGAGATGAGTAA
- a CDS encoding ABC transporter permease, which yields MSKLFSRDSWAEIIEALSSNWFRTLLTAFGVMWGIFILVILLAAGNGLENGVKQGFDGMATNSMFMWAQTASKPYKGLPKGRRYNFKTGDVEAIKQNVPNLRFVSPRNQLGGFRGSNNVVRGLKTGAYNVYGDYPEIIQQQPMDITSGRFLNYSDINDKRKVAVIGEGVRTGLYETGEEVVGSYLKINGVNFMVIGTYKKKSQNGDAEEAQKEIFVPFTAFSQAFNMGDRVGWMAITAQDGSSITQLKEQVFDVVKSRHSIHPEDSRAVGNFDLFEEYSKINGLFIALNFVAYFVGILVLLSGIIGISNIMLIVVKERTKEIGIRRALGATPWSIRAQILLESIFLTIISGMAGIVFASFVLVLVNFAMDGMDTSEMMFLNPSVNIGVVLIALTILIISGLLAGLIPAQTAIKVKPVEALRAD from the coding sequence ATGAGTAAATTATTCAGCAGAGATAGTTGGGCAGAGATCATTGAAGCCTTGAGCTCAAACTGGTTCAGGACGTTGTTAACGGCTTTTGGAGTGATGTGGGGAATCTTTATTCTGGTCATCCTTCTCGCAGCCGGTAATGGACTGGAGAATGGTGTAAAGCAGGGGTTTGACGGGATGGCGACCAACTCTATGTTTATGTGGGCACAAACCGCTTCTAAGCCATATAAAGGTCTTCCCAAAGGCAGACGCTATAATTTCAAGACCGGGGATGTAGAAGCAATAAAACAGAATGTTCCTAATTTGCGATTTGTATCACCCAGGAATCAGTTGGGAGGTTTCAGAGGGTCCAACAATGTGGTACGCGGGTTAAAAACAGGGGCCTACAATGTTTATGGCGATTATCCCGAAATTATTCAGCAGCAACCCATGGATATTACCTCGGGGCGCTTCCTGAATTATTCCGATATTAATGATAAACGAAAAGTAGCAGTAATAGGTGAAGGGGTGAGAACAGGGCTGTACGAAACTGGGGAGGAGGTCGTGGGAAGCTATCTAAAAATAAACGGGGTCAATTTTATGGTCATTGGTACATATAAAAAGAAATCTCAAAATGGAGATGCGGAAGAGGCTCAAAAAGAAATATTTGTGCCATTTACAGCTTTTTCTCAGGCATTTAATATGGGAGATCGTGTAGGTTGGATGGCGATCACTGCTCAGGATGGCTCGTCTATCACACAATTAAAAGAACAGGTTTTTGATGTGGTGAAATCCCGTCATTCTATACATCCAGAGGACTCCAGAGCCGTTGGAAATTTCGATCTTTTTGAAGAATACAGTAAGATTAACGGTTTGTTTATCGCTTTAAATTTTGTAGCGTATTTTGTTGGGATCTTAGTATTACTTTCCGGAATAATTGGTATTAGTAATATTATGCTCATTGTTGTCAAGGAGCGTACCAAGGAAATAGGAATACGTCGAGCTTTGGGAGCAACGCCATGGAGTATTCGGGCTCAGATCCTGCTCGAGTCGATTTTCCTCACCATCATTTCGGGTATGGCGGGAATAGTTTTTGCCTCATTCGTCCTTGTTTTGGTGAATTTTGCCATGGATGGGATGGATACGAGTGAGATGATGTTCTTGAACCCTTCGGTAAACATAGGAGTGGTCCTTATCGCATTGACCATATTGATAATTTCAGGTTTATTGGCCGGTCTAATTCCTGCACAAACCGCAATAAAAGTAAAACCCGTAGAAGCACTACGAGCAGATTAA